From Megalobrama amblycephala isolate DHTTF-2021 linkage group LG24, ASM1881202v1, whole genome shotgun sequence, the proteins below share one genomic window:
- the LOC125260287 gene encoding sterile alpha motif domain-containing protein 3-like: MGTEVIQWTIQDVANWLTANSFQEFIPTFQENEIDGDTFVNLTENMISKIFPKMKDQVRFIRLQQSLKTEMPSKTTHTNHETSVDISHGPILKHNIAQTVWPANYQLPKFPLAIQKKLDEESRDFFSSTGRNKWRSKVIQTLFDQMCTYTWYPTSEQYNKVCSALVAKYQFLRDRTGRGYVRT; encoded by the exons ATGGGCACAGAGGTGATTCAGTGGACAATCCAAGATGTGGCTAATTGGTTGACTGCAAACAGTTTCCAGGAATTTATCCCTACATTTCAAG AGAATGAAATTGATGGGGACACTTTTGTGAACCTAACTGAAAATATGATATCAAAAATATTTCCGAAAATGAAGGATCAAGTTAGATTTATAAGATTACAACAAAGCCTAAAGACGGAGATGCCCTCTAAGACCACACACACCAATCATGA GACTTCAGTTGATATTTCACATGGCCCAATATTAAAACACAACATTGCCCAAACAGTGTGGCCAGCAAATTATCAGCTGCCCAAATTTCCATTGGCAATACAAAAAAAACTTGATGAGGAGagcagagattttttttcttcaacagGACGGAACAAATGGAGATCGAAAGTAATTCAAACTCTGTTTGATCAGATGTGCACATATACATG gTATCCAACAAGTGAACAGTACAACAAGGTGTGTTCAGCCCTGGTTGCAAAGTACCAATTCTTGAGAGACAGGACAGGAAGGGGATATGTAAGAACATGA